In Colletotrichum destructivum chromosome 8, complete sequence, the following proteins share a genomic window:
- a CDS encoding Putative Acyl transferase domain superfamily, phosphopantetheine binding ACP domain, thiolase, with the protein MTLMPSNTTLSAAIFSPQSSPPPSTHLAYIRTRLLEDPSLEPLKDAIVNLPETWQALIASWQGVSCLELASKAIGSFPQWIETGESDALEQDMSGIITLPLLTTIHIVQYLSYIRGAGLSQPELLRSVQSGGVQGYCIGLLSALIVAASRDEQELVQHAVAGLHLSLAIGSFGDLGQASSSSSSSSTRTLQISLRNQDDVHEILVRFPTAILSTITEPRTVCLTAPEDDMEALKAHADKQGLRPRLMHIRSNLHNPENEALARQCYDLSRTIPFPTSDLLRVPVRSNRTGESLVGESQLLSQEIITTVLTSRCDWSQVVQSLAQDLAQTKEKRHSLALFGIGDAVSTPPFQQLGLEVSKIHVLSTMHASPAPIAPASNIDQFPDDAIAIVGASCRLPGANSLDELWEVISQGQTRLEKLRTDRFDLGGSHRAHQDRDWVTKREFYGNFIDDVQGFDNAFFGISPREAAYMDPQQRILLETAFEAMDSSGYLRHHRRERGDPVGCFIGASYTEYLENTSAYPPSAFTAPGTIRAFLSGKISYHFGWTGPSEVIDTACSASLVAVHRACRAIAAGECPVALAGGVNIITGVNNYFDLAKAGFLSKTGQCKPFDDSADGYCRADGVGLVVLKSLRQAVSDGDHIMGVIPSVATNQGGIGAPSITVPDGICQKALYSTLLRKSGIKADQVSYVEAHGTGTQVGDPIEISSIRQVFGGSQRTKPLYIGSLKANIGHSETAAGVASLLKVLAMLRHRAIPPLQGFKRLNHKIPPLEEDRIRVPTTLVPWNAVSRVACINSYGASGSNSALLCSEWHDERQHGPVDTAGPLTREYPILLSAASAESLQRYAKALAAHLTKDTKGVALGDLSFTLSERRKHHSVRWSTTSTDLGALIHQLQTCGPQDFSIVPRVPKKSVLVFSGQSKTTIGVDPSVRQQNPRFEHYIRTCNKILRGFGCPDILPFLSRTEPISDPTVLQCGTVAVQYACARCWIDGGLEVAGIVGHSLGELTALAVSGVLSLEDTLKVVFTRAELIKAHWGAERGTMMAIHADQETVQSIMDAVEATVDSPDEALEIACYNSATSHVVVGRESSVVSAEKILQQDARYHGIRFQRLNVSHGFHSRFTQPLLEGLSQLESTLVFKDPVIPLETSTQDSVTFTDKSTAQYLANHARDPVFFFDAVCRLEQRLGDCVWLEAGWATPIIAMTKRATSRLDTHIFQSVPSIATAASDLWLQGTAATHWSFLTPKESGLKPIHLPPYSFDHPEYWIAHVDRAMEERKAVRDTKDEFISQQGSRQVQQLVSHISTDGTSHQFRINTNTERYTRIVQGHAVRQNPLCPASMYMEAAIMSMEQLGTSPKGKTITFEDVMFDRPLGCGPDLDVQLIIDGPPNAGDDSWCYTVRSSPGQAHSKGSFHATNSENPDFQVYEMLLLDKMNSLRNDPEAERLKTATAYSIFSAVVEYASLLQGISRITLSTRQSLAEIIVPKTAFAASESTVTKFYDAITLDTYIQVLGLLVNSNAGSSSEDEIYVASSIGKMVVSPTDFEKPQTWTVYATYSAVDHKTSTGAVFVFSEDNKLRAFATGVSFVKIQAARLERVLKAANSGTAVPAPAEAAPISHSIARPVMDAGQPNHHQAMIRNADEVSSSSTDLTAVNSRRGSDTSRKTTELKSILSAYTGVPAAELKDDQNLGDIGLDSLGSMELADEIESKLGLSVQADDLLLCSVGSLLKLLHPSSGGLAAVKDHAESTKTTSDFAADEITMTPSSLGLQTASGLTASQSGSWTRPASPLDSRFRLETAVYKAVDGLDILADLYIPAEVPPQPMIVALLIHGGGHLTLSRKAVRTAQIRFLLANGILPVSVDYRLCPQVNVIDGPMTDVRDACGWLQNDLPRIMAAKGFSIDTSRYVVVGWSTGGTLAMTTAWSLTQSHIRPPSAILAFYCPVEYNPQAPTIMGHEVEKRTMSLSEIRKLLSPEPVGPALRPCSNFNHLVPNPLYPQTASHAPNSLDTTKLGWVRRGDPRSELVRVLVKEERGMSILFNGLPPDGEELPYPDADRAEAFSPLCQVRKGNYRVPTYLIIGDQDDIASFKKGQEFARALEEQGVRSGFLPLEGARHIFDLGLVPGSQGWNAGVGPGYEFLLKELESDWRGLA; encoded by the exons ATGACGCTCATGCCGTCCAACACGACcctctcggcggccatcttctccccACAAAGCAGCCCACCGCCATCCACCCACTTAGCCTATATCCGGACCAGATTGCTGGAGGACCCCAGCCTCGAGCCCTTGAAGGATGCAATTGTCAACCTACCAGAAACATGGCAAGCCTTAATTGCCTCGTGGCAAGGCGTTTCCTGCCTTGAGCTCGCGAGCAAAGCCATCGGAAGCTTTCCGCAATGGATCGAGACTGGAGAGTCGGACGCGCTTGAGCAGGACATGTCAGGCATCATCACTCTGCCCCTCCTAACCACGATCCACATTGTCCAGTACCTCTCATACATCAGAGGTGCCGGCCTGTCACAGCCGGAATTACTGCGAAGCGTCCAAAGCGGAGGGGTCCAAGGCTACTGCATCGGGCTGTTGTCCGCTCTCATCGTCGCGGCTTCTAGAGACGAACAAGAGTTGGTGCAACATGCGGTGGCAGGCCTCCATCTATCTCTCGCAATCGGGTCTTTTGGAGATCTTGGACAggcatcttcgtcatcatcatcatcatcgacgaggactcTGCAAATTTCCTTGCGAAACCAGGACGACGTCCATGAGATACTGGTCAGATTTCCAACC GCCATCCTTTCAACCATCACAGAACCCAGGACCGTGTGCTTAACTGCCCCTGAAGACGATATGGAAGCTCTCAAGGCGCATGCAGACAAGCAGGGGCTCCGGCCCAGACTGATGCACATCCGAAGCAACCTGCACAATCCAGAGAACGAAGCTCTCGCACGGCAATGCTACGACTTGTCTAGGACAATACCCTTTCCAACATCGGACCTGCTTCGAGTCCCTGTTCGTTCAAACCGGACTGGCGAGTCACTGGTGGGAGAAAGCCAGCTGCTGAGCCAGGAGATCATCACGACCGTTCTGACTTCGCGATGCGACTGGTCTCAGGTCGTCCAGAGTCTGGCTCAGGATCTTGCACAGACGAAAGAAAAGCGTCACAGtctcgccctcttcggcatcggcgacgccgtTTCAACGCCGCCCTTCCAGCAACTCGGGCTCGAGGTTTCGAAAATACACGTCTTGTCGACCATGCACGCCTCCCCGGCCCCTATCGCCCCTGCGAGCAACATAGACCAGTTCCCagacgacgccatcgccatcgtcggcgcctcATGTCGGCTCCCCGGCGCCAACTCTCTAGACGAGCTCTGGGAGGTCATCTCGCAGGGCCAAACCCGGCTGGAGAAGCTCCGGACCGACCGTTTCGACCTCGGGGGCTCGCACAGGGCGCACCAGGACCGCGACTGGGTGACGAAGCGGGAGTTCTACGGCAACTTTATAGACGACGTCCAGggcttcgacaacgccttcTTTGGCATCAGCCCCCGCGAGGCGGCGTACATGGACCCCCAGCAGCGGATCCTGCTGGAGACGGCCTTTGAGGCCATGGACTCGAGCGGCTACCTCCGGCATCACCGGCGCGAGCGGGGGGACCCCGTCGGGTGTTTCATCGGCGCCAGCTACACCGAGTATCTCGAGAACACGAGCGCCTATCCTCCCTCCGCCTTCACCGCCCCCGGCACCATCCGCGCCTTCTTGTCCGGCAAGATCAGCTACCACTTCGGCTGGACGGGGCCCTCCGAGGTCATCGACACGGCGTGCTCAGCCtcgctcgtcgccgtccacCGGGCCTGTCgggccatcgccgccggcgagtgTCCCGTTGCcctggcgggcggcgtcaacatcatcaccggcGTGAACAATTacttcgacctcgccaaggccggctTCCTCAGCAAGACGGGCCAGTGCAAGCCGTTTGACGACTCGGCCGACGGGTACTGCCGCGCAGACGGCGTCGGACTGGTGGTTCTGAAGTCTCTCCGTCAGGCCGTCTCCGATGGCGATCACATCATGGGCGTGATCCCCTCCGTGGCCACAAACCAAGGCGGCATTGGGGCGCCCAGCATCACCGTCCCCGACGGCATCTGCCAGAAGGCGCTCTACAGCACTCTTCTCCGCAAGTCGGGAATCAAAGCGGACCAGGTCTCCTACGTCGAGGCCCACGGGACGGGCACGCAGGTCGGGGACCCCATTGAGATCAGCAGCATCCGCCAAGTCTTTGGGGGCAGTCAGCGGACGAAACCGTTGTACATAGGCTCCCTCAAGGCCAATATCGGCCATAGCGAGACCGCTGCGGGTGTGGCCAGCCTCCTCAAGGTCCTCGCGATGCTCCGTCATAGGGCCATCCCGCCTCTGCAAGGCTTCAAGCGTCTCAACCACAAGATCCCGCCCCTGGAAGAGGACAGGATACGCGTCCCTACTACCTTGGTTCCGTGGAACGCCGTCTCTCGGGTTGCGTGTATCAACAGCTACGGTGCTTCCGGTAGTAACTCTGCACTTCTTTGCTCCGAGTGGCATGACGAACGCCAACATGGACCTGTAGACACCGCCGGACCGTTAACCCGAGAGTACCCCATTCTCCTGAGTGCGGCGTCAGCTGAGAGCTTGCAGAGATATGCCAAAGCTCTAGCTGCCCATCTTACTAAAGACACCAAGGGAGTGGCACTCGGTGACTTGTCGTTCACCCTGAGCGAGCGACGCAAACATCACAGCGTCCGCTGGTCAACGACATCGACCGACCTCGGCGCACTCATACACCAGCTGCAAACATGCGGGCCACAAGATTTTTCCATTGTACCTCGCGTTCCCAAGAAGTCtgtcctcgtcttctccggcCAGAGCAAAACGACCATAGGCGTCGACCCCTCTGTCCGCCAGCAGAATCCTCGCTTCGAGCACTACATCCGGACCTGCAACAAGATACTCAGAGGCTTCGGCTGCCCTGACATACTGCCTTTCCTCAGCCGAACGGAGCCCATTTCGGACCCCACGGTCCTGCAATGCGGCACCGTTGCCGTGCAGTATGCTTGCGCGCGGTGCTGGATTGACGGTGGGCTCGAagtcgccggcatcgtcggccacAGCCTGGGAGAGCTCACGGCGCTGGCCGTCTCGGGCGTACTGTCTCTGGAAGACACGTTGAAGGTTGTCTTCACACGGGCTGAGCTGATCAAGGCGCATTGGGGAGCTGAGCGAgggacgatgatggcgatcCATGCGGATCAGGAGACTGTGCAGTCCATCATGGACGCGGTCGAAGCAACAGTCGACTCCCCAGACGAAGCACTGGAGATTGCCTGCTACAACAGCGCCACCAGCCACGTCGTTGTGGGTAGAGAGAGTTCCGTCGTCTCTGCCGAGAAGATTCTCCAACAAGACGCTAGGTATCACGGCATACGCTTCCAACGGCTGAATGTGAGCCACGGCTTCCACTCCCGCTTCACGCAGCCTCTTCTCGAGGGTCTTTCGCAGCTAGAAAGCACTCTCGTGTTCAAAGATCCTGTCATCCCTCTGGAGACAAGCACCCAAGACTCGGTTACTTTTACCGACAAGTCCACAGCCCAGTATCTCGCCAACCACGCCCGAGACCCCGTGTTCTTCTTCGATGCGGTCTGTCGGTTAGAGCAGAGGCTTGGTGACTGCGTTTGGCTGGAAGCGGGATGGGCTACTCCCATCATCGCCATGACCAAGAGGGCCACTTCTCGTCTCGATACGCATATCTTCCAGTCAGTCCCATCGATAGCCACTGCCGCCTCGGATCTTTGGCTTCAAGGCACTGCCGCCACGCACTGGAGCTTCTTGACACCTAAGGAAAGCGGCTTGAAACCCATCCATCTGCCTCCTTACAGCTTCGACCATCCAGAGTACTGGATAGCTCATGTGGACCGCGCCATGGAAGAGCGTAAAGCTGTACGAGATACAAAGGACGAATTCATCAGCCAACAGGGTAGCCGGCAAGTGCAACAACTCGTCAGTCATATCAGCACCGACGGTACGTCGCACCAGTTCCGTATCAACACAAACACGGAACGCTACACCAGGATTGTACAAGGCCACGCCGTCCGGCAGAATCCGCTCTGTCCGGCATCCATGTACATGGAAGCCGCAATCATGAGCATGGAGCAGCTTGGGACTTCTCCCAAAGGCAAAACAATCACCTTTGAGGATGTCATGTTCGACCGGCCACTCGGGTGCGGCCCCGATCTTGACGTTCAACTCATTATCGACGGACCCCCCAACGCCGGAGACGACTCATGGTGCTATACCGTTCGTTCGTCCCCAGGACAGGCCCATTCTAAGGGATCGTTCCATGCGACGAACTCTGAGAACCCCGATTTCCAGGTGTACGAGATGCTGTTGTTGGACAAGATGAACTCGCTGAGAAATGACCCCGAAGCCGAGAGGCTCAAGACAGCCACTGCATACTCAATCTTCTCCGCAGTAGTCGAGTACGCTAGCCTGCTGCAGGGCATCTCGAGGATAACTCTATCAACCAGACAATCCTTGGCGGAGATCATCGTCCCGAAAACGGCCTTTGCAGCATCCGAGAGCACAGTCACCAAGTTCTACGACGCAATCACCCTCGACACATACATCcaggtcctcggcctgctcgtcaATAGTAACGCCGGCTCGAGTTCGGAGGACGAAATCTACGTCGCTTCCAGCATCGGCAAGATGGTTGTCTCTCCTACGGATTTCGAGAAACCGCAGACCTGGACCGTGTACGCCACGTACTCGGCCGTCGACCACAAGACCTCCACCGGCGCCGTGTTCGTCTTCTCTGAGGACAATAAGCTGAGAGCCTTTGCCACGGGAGTTTCCTTTGTCAAGATACAGGCCGCCAGGCTGGAGCGCGTCTTGAAGGCGGCAAACTCGGGGACCGCTGTCCCTGCCCCGGCGGAGGCCGCTCCCATTAGCCACAGCATAGCTCGCCCGGTAATGGATGCCGGTCAGCCCAACCACCATCAAGCCATGATTCGGAATGCCGACGAAGTTTCTAGCAGCAGCACTGACTTGACCGCCGTAAACTCCAGGCGAGGCAGTGACACTTCCCGCAAGACCACGGAACTCAAATCCATACTCTCTGCTTACACCGGTGTTCCCGCTGCAGAGCTCAAGGATGACCAGAACCTGGGCGACATCGGCCTGGACTCGCTGGGTTCAATGGAGTTGGCAGACGAGATCGAGTCAAAGCTGGGTCTGAGTGTTCAGGCGGACGACTTGTTGCTCTGCAGCGTTGGGTCGCTTCTGAAGCTATTGCATCCCTCGAGTGGGGGGCTGGCAGCTGTCAAGGACCACGCCGAAAGCACAAAGACCACAAGTGACTTTGCTGCAGACGAAATCACCATGACACCGTCATCTCTCGGACTTCAGACAGCCTCTGGACTCACTGCTAGCCAGAGCGGCTCTTGgacaaggccggcgagcCCTCTGGACTCCAGATTCCGCTTGGAGACGGCAGTCTACAAGGCAGTTGACGGACTCGATATCTTGGCCGACCTGTATATCCCAGCGGAGGTTCCCCCTCAACCGATGATCGTTG CCCTGCTGATCCATGGCGGCGGGCACCTCACACTGTCCCGAAAGGCCGTCCGGACCGCGCAGATCAGGTTCCTCCTCGCGAACGGGATCCTCCCTGTGAGTGTGGACTACCGGCTCTGCCCTCAGGTCAACGTCATCGACGGCCCTATGACCGATGTGCGCGACGCCTGTGGTTGGTTGCAGAACGACCTGCCTCGGATCATGGCGGCAAAAGGATTCAGCATTGACACATCGAGATACGTGGTCGTCGGCTGGTCTACCGGAGGCACGCTCGCCATGACCACGGCGTGGAGTCTAACGCAATCCCATATTCGTCCTCCATCGGCAATACTCGCCTTTTACTGTCCGGTTGAGTACAATCCTCAAG CGCCGACAATAATGGGTCACGAAGTTGAAAAGCGGACAATGTCCCTGAGCGAAATTCGCAAACTCCTTTCACCTGAACCAGTAGGTCCAGCTCTACGCCCATGCTCGAATTTCAATCATTTGGTTCCTAACCCCTTATACCCCCAGACTGCCAGCCACGCGCCCAATAGTCTCGACACGACCAAGCTCGGCTGGGTCAGGCGCGGAGACCCGCGGTCGGAGCTCGTACGCGTCCTGGTCAAAGAGGAGAGAGGCATGTCGATCCTCTTCAACGGACTGCCTCCGGACGGTGAGGAGCTCCCTTACCCGGACGCCGATCGCGCCGAGGCCTTCAGCCCGCTCTGCCAGGTGCGCAAGGGGAACTACCGCGTCCCGACATACCTGATCATCGGGGACCAAGATGACATCGCGTCGTTCAAGAAGGGACAAGAGTTCGCACGGGCGTTGGAGGAGCAAGGCGTGAGGAGCGGATTCCTGCCCTTGGAGGGGGCGAGGCACATTTTCGACCTCGGACTCGTCCCCGGGAGTCAGGGATGGAACGCTGGAGTTGGACCTGGCTACGAGTTTCTGCtgaaggagctcgagagcgACTGGCGTGGCTTGGCTTGA
- a CDS encoding Putative major facilitator superfamily, MFS transporter superfamily: MATITQQEHALTESYELADASKQAPSRDAPEPATHPEPGDEDRLDKRTLLKLVAAGFSFFMSGVNDGSVGPLLPYMIRDYNISTAVVSIIYGANFLGWFLAALTNTYLSQKFNLGGLLTFGAFFQLLAHALRAWRPPFPFFVVTFWLVCLGQAYQDAGANAYVASVKAAHRWLAFIHALYMAGCLVAPFVATPIASAGETSRWYLFYTFPLAIGAVNLALTFYAFRDTIKLGRKSGSPEHGGPHTDTGEKKSASQLVKITLMDKSLWMISLFFFFLLGASITASGWIVEYLVEIRNGDLGQMGYVPAGFNGGAMLGRLLLAEPTYRLGERRMVLVYVVLCIAFQLVFWL, from the exons ATGGCGACTATCACGCAACAGGAACACGCGCTGACAGAGTCGtacgagctcgccgacgcgTCCAAACAAGCCCCATCACGAGATGCTCCGGAACCCGCAACACACCCAGagcccggcgacgaagacAGACTCGACAAGAGGACTCTATTGaagcttgttgccgccggcttctccttcttcatGTCCGGGGTCAACGATGGCAGCGTCGGGCCTCTTCTCCCCTACATGATTCGCGACTACAACATTAGTACGGCTGTTGTGTCCATTAT ATACGGAGCAAACTTCCTTGGCTGGTTTCTCGCAGCCCTCACAAACACCTATCTCAGCCAGAAGttcaacctcggcggcctcctcacCTTCGGCGCCTTCTTCCAACTCTTGGCCCACGCTCTTCGTGCGTGGAggcctcccttccccttcttcgtcgtcaccTTCTGGCTCGTCTGCCTCGGACAGGCCTACCAAGACGCGGGAGCCAACGCCTACGTCGCCAgcgtcaaggccgcccaCCGCTGGCTTGCTTTCATCCATGCCCTGTACATGGCCGGGTGCCTGGTTGCGCCTTTCGTCGCGACGCCCATCGCGTCCGCCGGCGAGACTTCCCGCTGGTACCTCTTCTACACCTTCCCGCTGGCCATTGGCGCCGTCAACCTTGCTCTGACGTTCTATGCCTTCCGCGACACCATCAAGCTTGGACGCAAGTCAGGCTCACCAGAGCATGGGGGGCCGCATACGGACACcggagagaagaagagcgcATCACAGCTGGTGAAGATTACTCTCATGGATAAGTCGCTGTGGATGATaagccttttcttcttcttcctccttggGGCGTCTATCACGGCCAGCGGGTGGATCGTGGAGTACCTCGTCGAAATCCGCAATGGCGACCTCGGACAGATGGGATACGTTCCAGCCGGGTTCAACGGGGGTGCGATGCTGGGTCGCCTCCTTCTGGCCGAGCCTACCTATCGTCTCGGCGAGCGGAGAATGGTCCTGGTTTATGTTGTCCTCTGCATTGCTTTCCAGTTGGTCTTCTGGCTGTGA
- a CDS encoding Putative flavin-dependent halogenase, FAD/NAD(P)-binding domain superfamily, giving the protein MSPAIPERCTVLVIGGGPGGSYAASALAREGIDVVVLEGDKFPRYHIGESMLASMRHLLRFIDLEAKFDSYGFIKKPGASFKLNKEKRPGYTDFLAAGGPNNYAWNVVRSEADQLMFHHAGECGAKIFDAVKIKSIRFEDATTVPEGEPNLNPGRPVAAVYEVAETKETGEIAFDYVVDASGRVGLLSTKYMKNRRYNQGLKNVANWGYWEGCNKYSPGTPRENSPFFEALTDESGWAWFIPLHNGKASVGVVMNQKLAAHKKQQGGFNSAEFYHESLKLAPELLSVLVGDGKFVSDVKSASDYSYSASSYAFPNARIVGDAGCFIDPFFSSGVHIALTGALSAATTIAASIRGDSEEATAAEWHSKKVAAAYTRFLLVVLSAYKQMRFQGDPVLSDFDEDNFDRAFSFFRPIIQGTADAANGNLSQDELNKTLEFCAHAFEPVNPEANQEKVMKAVSAAPAGSDYNPDLSVEEQNAVKHIRARKMMRTEDTFNINTFGTDAIVGYVPNLVRGSLGLKKAETNGVVAA; this is encoded by the exons ATGTCTCCTGCTATTCCCGAGAGATGCACCGTCTTGGTGATTGGCGGCGGACCGGGAGGTTCCTATGCTGCCTCCGCCCTGGCCAGAGAGGGCATTGATgttgtcgtcctcgaagGCGACAAGTTCCCCAG ATACCATATTGGCGAAAGCATGCTCGCATCCATGCGCCATCTGCTCAGGTTTATCGACTTGGAAGCCAAGTTTGACTCGTATGGTTTTATCAAGAAG CCTGGTGCGTCTTTTAAGCTCAACAAGGAAAAGCGTCCTGGAT ACACCGACTTCCTGGCTGCTGGCGGCCCAAACAATTATGCCTGGAACGTGGTTCGCTCCGAGGCCGACCAGCTCATGTTCCACCACGCCGGCGAGTGCGGCGCCAAGATCTTTGACGCCGTCAAGATCAAGTCGATCCGGTTCGAGGACGCCACCACGGTTCCCGAGGGCGAGCCAAACCTCAACCCAGGCCGTccggtcgccgccgtctacGAGGTCGCGGAAACCAAGGAAACCGGCGAGATCGCCTTCGACTacgtcgtcgatgccagTGGCCGCGTCGGGCTGCTGAGCACAAAGTACATGAAGAACCGACGTTACAACCAAGGCCTCAAGAACGTCGCCAACTGGGGCTACTGGGAGGGGTGCAACAAGTACTCCCCAGGCACCCCCAGAGAGAACTCGCCCTTTTTCGAGGCCTTGACAG ATGAGAGCGGCTGGGCTTGGTTTATCCCCCTCCACAACGGAAAGGcctccgtcggcgtcgtcatgaaCCAGAAGCTGGCGGCGCACAAGAAACAGCAAGGCGGCTTCAACTCGGCCGAGTTCTACCACGAGAGCCTGAAGCTCGCACCCGAGCTTCTatccgtcctcgtcggggACGGCAAGTTCGTCAGCGACGTCAAGTCGGCCTCGGACTACTCCTACAGCGCCTCGTCCTACGCGTTCCCGAACGCCCGCATCGTGGGCGACGCGGGTTGCTTCATCgaccccttcttctcgtccggCGTCCACATCGCCCTCACGGGAGCCCTCTcggccgccaccaccatcgccgcgTCCATCCGCGGCGACAGCGAAgaggccacggccgccgagtGGCACAGCAAGAAggtcgcggcggcgtacACGCGGTTTCTGCTCGTGGTGCTGAGCGCCTACAAGCAAATGCGCTTCCAGGGGGACCCCGTCCTCAGCGacttcgacgaggacaacTTTGACAGagccttttctttcttcagACCTA TCATCCAGGGAACGGCGGACGCTGCCAACGGGAACCTCTCGCAGGACGAGCTCAACAAGACGCTCGAGTTCTGCGCGCACGCCTTCGAGCCCGTCAACCCCGAAGCGAACCAGGAGAAGGTTATGaaggccgtctcggccgccccGGCCGGATCGGACTACAACCCCGACTTGTCGGTCGAGGAGCAGAATGCAGTGAAGCACATCCGCGCACGGAAGATGATGCGCACGGAGGACACCTTCAACATCAACACCTTCGGCACCGACGCCATCGTTGGATATGTGCCCAACCTGGTCAGGGGCAGCCTGGGCTTGAAGAAGGCGGAGACGAATGGCGTGGTGGCAGCTTGA